In a genomic window of Magnolia sinica isolate HGM2019 chromosome 14, MsV1, whole genome shotgun sequence:
- the LOC131224694 gene encoding uncharacterized protein LOC131224694 isoform X1: MLQCISLFPLPHLGFYQFLQAESLQHGPDEVRCIKQIRVSENPAGQSYLLRLQGLLHTIRMENASGGNDDVGLEAAEDGRVVLSQGSPSTTAPVMTGVTMTLYYL; the protein is encoded by the exons ATGTTACAATGCATAAGTTTATTTCCCCTGCCTCATCTTGGTTTTTATCAATTTCTACAGGCTGAGAGTCTGCAACATGGACCTGATGAGGTCCGCTGCATTAAGCAAATCCGGGTCAGTGAGAAT CCAGCAGGCCAGAGCTACCTGTTGAGGTTGCAGGGCCTGCTACACACAATTCGAATGGAGAATGCTAGTGGAGGCAATGATGACGTTGGCCTGGAAGCAGCAGAAGATGGACGGGTAGTGTTATCTCAGGGTTCGCCAAGCACGACGGCACCGGTGATGACGGGCGTAaccatgactttgtattatttgtag
- the LOC131224694 gene encoding uncharacterized protein LOC131224694 isoform X2, translating to MVEKLFYLIAESLQHGPDEVRCIKQIRVSENPAGQSYLLRLQGLLHTIRMENASGGNDDVGLEAAEDGRVVLSQGSPSTTAPVMTGVTMTLYYL from the exons ATGGTGGAAAAGCTATTTTATTTGATT GCTGAGAGTCTGCAACATGGACCTGATGAGGTCCGCTGCATTAAGCAAATCCGGGTCAGTGAGAAT CCAGCAGGCCAGAGCTACCTGTTGAGGTTGCAGGGCCTGCTACACACAATTCGAATGGAGAATGCTAGTGGAGGCAATGATGACGTTGGCCTGGAAGCAGCAGAAGATGGACGGGTAGTGTTATCTCAGGGTTCGCCAAGCACGACGGCACCGGTGATGACGGGCGTAaccatgactttgtattatttgtag
- the LOC131224694 gene encoding uncharacterized protein LOC131224694 isoform X5 has protein sequence MKTEAESLQHGPDEVRCIKQIRPAGQSYLLRLQGLLHTIRMENASGGNDDVGLEAAEDGRVVLSQGSPSTTAPVMTGVTMTLYYL, from the exons ATGAAGACTGAG GCTGAGAGTCTGCAACATGGACCTGATGAGGTCCGCTGCATTAAGCAAATCCGG CCAGCAGGCCAGAGCTACCTGTTGAGGTTGCAGGGCCTGCTACACACAATTCGAATGGAGAATGCTAGTGGAGGCAATGATGACGTTGGCCTGGAAGCAGCAGAAGATGGACGGGTAGTGTTATCTCAGGGTTCGCCAAGCACGACGGCACCGGTGATGACGGGCGTAaccatgactttgtattatttgtag
- the LOC131224694 gene encoding uncharacterized protein LOC131224694 isoform X3 has translation MVEKLFYLIAESLQHGPDEVRCIKQIRPAGQSYLLRLQGLLHTIRMENASGGNDDVGLEAAEDGRVVLSQGSPSTTAPVMTGVTMTLYYL, from the exons ATGGTGGAAAAGCTATTTTATTTGATT GCTGAGAGTCTGCAACATGGACCTGATGAGGTCCGCTGCATTAAGCAAATCCGG CCAGCAGGCCAGAGCTACCTGTTGAGGTTGCAGGGCCTGCTACACACAATTCGAATGGAGAATGCTAGTGGAGGCAATGATGACGTTGGCCTGGAAGCAGCAGAAGATGGACGGGTAGTGTTATCTCAGGGTTCGCCAAGCACGACGGCACCGGTGATGACGGGCGTAaccatgactttgtattatttgtag
- the LOC131224694 gene encoding uncharacterized protein LOC131224694 isoform X4, protein MKTEAESLQHGPDEVRCIKQIRVSENPAGQSYLLRLQGLLHTIRMENASGGNDDVGLEAAEDGRVVLSQGSPSTTAPVMTGVTMTLYYL, encoded by the exons ATGAAGACTGAG GCTGAGAGTCTGCAACATGGACCTGATGAGGTCCGCTGCATTAAGCAAATCCGGGTCAGTGAGAAT CCAGCAGGCCAGAGCTACCTGTTGAGGTTGCAGGGCCTGCTACACACAATTCGAATGGAGAATGCTAGTGGAGGCAATGATGACGTTGGCCTGGAAGCAGCAGAAGATGGACGGGTAGTGTTATCTCAGGGTTCGCCAAGCACGACGGCACCGGTGATGACGGGCGTAaccatgactttgtattatttgtag
- the LOC131224694 gene encoding uncharacterized protein LOC131224694 isoform X6 has product MDEVDGLLLKGVTEAVEEEAEAVGTVFLYNFLQEDSHTCDLAVKKKKETSFILLPEKKKVTSFILLPEKKVTSFIIYRF; this is encoded by the exons ATGGACGAGGTTGATG GCTTGCTTCTTAAAGGTGTCACCGAAGCagtagaagaagaagcagaagcagTAG GTACTGTATTTTTATACAATTTTCTCCAAGAAGATAGTCATACATGTGATTTAGCAGTG aagaaaaagaaggagacaAGTTTTATTCTTTTGCCAGAGAAGAAGAAGGTGACAAGTTTTATTCTTTTGCCAGAGAAGAAGGTGACAAGTTTTATTATTTATAG GTTTTGA